The Streptomyces sp. CG4 genome window below encodes:
- a CDS encoding cation:proton antiporter: MHSTVFLIEFGAVVLALGLLGRFAVRLKFSPIPLYLLAGLLFGAGGIVPLGGSQDFIEVGPEIGVVLLLLMLGLEYTAGDLVGHLKTQAPAGLVDFLLNAIPGAAAALLLGWGPVAAVVLAGVTWVSSSGVIAKVLGDLGRLGNRESPVILGILVLEDLAMALYLPILTALLAGSGWLTGGLTLGIALAAVGTVLLVAVRYGRVISRFVSSDDPEKLLLVVLGTTLLVAGVAQQLQVSAAVGAFLVGIALSGEVAENTHHLLMPLRDLFAAVFFVFFGLNTDPSTIPSVLLPALALALCTVLTKIGTGYWAAKRAGIGERGRWRAGGALVARGEFSIVIAGLAVSAGAVEPSLGPLATAYVLLLVVLGPLAARFTEPVARRIILWRGREYPAAGHVRRPVAPRQTEPEPTAAASE, encoded by the coding sequence GTGCACTCCACCGTCTTCCTGATCGAGTTCGGTGCGGTCGTCCTGGCGCTCGGCCTGCTCGGCCGCTTCGCCGTACGCCTCAAGTTCTCGCCGATCCCGCTGTATCTGCTGGCGGGCCTGCTGTTCGGCGCGGGCGGCATCGTCCCGCTGGGCGGCAGCCAGGACTTCATCGAGGTCGGCCCCGAGATCGGCGTCGTCCTGCTGCTCCTGATGCTCGGTCTGGAGTACACGGCGGGCGATCTCGTCGGTCACCTCAAGACCCAGGCCCCCGCCGGACTGGTCGACTTCCTGCTCAACGCGATACCCGGAGCCGCCGCGGCGCTGCTGCTCGGCTGGGGGCCGGTGGCCGCCGTGGTGCTCGCGGGCGTCACCTGGGTCTCGTCGTCCGGCGTCATCGCGAAGGTGCTCGGCGACCTGGGCCGGCTCGGCAACCGGGAGAGCCCGGTCATCCTCGGCATCCTGGTCCTCGAAGACCTCGCCATGGCGCTGTACCTGCCGATCCTGACGGCACTGCTGGCCGGTTCGGGCTGGCTGACGGGCGGGCTGACGCTGGGCATCGCCCTCGCCGCGGTCGGTACCGTCCTGCTCGTCGCGGTGCGCTACGGGCGGGTCATCTCCCGGTTCGTGTCCAGCGACGACCCGGAGAAGCTGCTGCTCGTTGTCCTGGGAACGACGCTGCTCGTCGCCGGCGTCGCCCAGCAGCTGCAGGTGTCGGCCGCGGTGGGAGCGTTCCTCGTGGGCATCGCCCTGTCCGGCGAGGTGGCCGAGAACACCCATCATCTGCTGATGCCGCTGCGCGACCTCTTCGCCGCGGTGTTCTTCGTGTTCTTCGGCCTGAACACCGACCCCAGCACCATCCCGTCGGTGCTGCTGCCCGCGCTCGCGCTGGCCCTGTGCACCGTCCTGACGAAGATCGGTACCGGGTACTGGGCCGCGAAGCGGGCCGGCATCGGGGAACGGGGCCGGTGGCGGGCCGGCGGCGCCCTGGTCGCGCGGGGCGAGTTCTCCATCGTCATCGCCGGACTCGCGGTCTCCGCCGGAGCGGTCGAGCCCTCCCTGGGGCCGCTGGCCACCGCGTACGTCCTGCTGCTGGTCGTCCTGGGCCCCCTGGCGGCCCGCTTCACGGAGCCGGTCGCGCGGCGGATCATCCTGTGGCGCGGCAGGGAGTATCCCGCCGCAGGGCACGTACGGCGGCCCGTCGCGCCCCGGCAGACCGAGCCGGAACCCACGGCCGCGGCGTCGGAATGA
- a CDS encoding TrkA C-terminal domain-containing protein, giving the protein MPAPRLRTTPLPGIGVQYELTTRRHDTLSVIAHRDTKRTLNVHHDDDPDSAGISLVLTGAEALSLADALLPGHNNPNLLHTSDFGLLAEQVTITGTSYWNGRTLGETRMRTETGACVVAVMRRSHAIPSPGPDFRLHGGDTVIVIGTREGVDGAHEILERG; this is encoded by the coding sequence ATGCCCGCTCCCCGTCTGAGGACCACCCCGCTGCCCGGCATCGGAGTGCAGTACGAGCTCACGACGCGGCGGCACGACACGCTGTCGGTGATCGCGCACCGTGACACCAAGCGCACCCTGAACGTGCATCACGACGACGATCCGGACTCGGCGGGCATCTCCCTGGTGCTGACCGGCGCGGAGGCCCTGTCCCTCGCCGATGCCCTGCTGCCCGGCCACAACAACCCGAACCTGCTGCACACCAGCGACTTCGGACTGCTGGCCGAGCAGGTCACCATCACCGGCACCTCGTACTGGAACGGGCGCACCCTGGGGGAGACGAGGATGCGGACCGAGACCGGGGCCTGCGTCGTCGCCGTCATGCGCCGCTCCCACGCGATCCCCTCGCCCGGACCGGACTTCCGCCTGCACGGCGGCGACACCGTGATCGTCATCGGCACCCGGGAAGGCGTGGACGGCGCCCACGAGATCCTCGAACGGGGCTGA
- the glgB gene encoding 1,4-alpha-glucan branching protein GlgB, producing the protein MTTAQRQTALTATDLKRLTTGDLSDPHALLGPHPAADRVTVRVLRPLADQVWLTTPRGEPRQELEHRGEGVFEGSLPGTVVPDYRVRARYGTDVFDYDDPYRFLPTLGELDLHLIREGRHEQLWQVLGARVREHESGWGTAAGTAFAVWAPNARAVRLIGDFNHWDGRAHPMRSLGVSGVWELFVPGIGEGCRYKYEILTPDGRWTQKADPLATAAEAAPGTASLVFRSRHDWGDDAWMARRGERTVDRAAISVYEVHLASWRPGLGYRELALELPAYVKALGFTHVEFMPVAEHPFGGSWGYQVTSYYAPAAGLGSPDDLRALIDALHRAGIGVIMDWVPAHFPKDEWALARFDGTALYEHPDPRRGEHPDWGTLVFDYGRNEVRNFLVANAVYWCEEFHIDGLRVDAVASMLYLDYSRADGEWLPNVYGGRENLDATEFLQEMNATVPRRCPGVLTIAEESTAWDGVTRRTDHGGLGFALKWNMGWMHDSLSYMSEDPVHRQHHHHCMTFPMVYAYAENYTLPISHDEVVHGKGSLLTKMPGDRWQQLANLRAFLSFMWAFPGKQLLFMGQEFAQDTEWSHDRGPDWSLLRHRSHTGVRDLVRDLNRRYLDDPALWSLDTRPEGFCWIDADAAQDNVYSFVRYGEGGESLVCVFHFQPTVRRDFRLALPETGHWTEVLNTDAAPYGGSGVTNPGRIRAVPEPRQSLPASANVVLPPLGGVWFRKQ; encoded by the coding sequence GTGACCACCGCACAGCGCCAGACGGCCCTGACCGCCACCGATCTCAAGCGGCTCACCACGGGGGACCTCAGCGACCCGCACGCGCTGCTCGGCCCGCACCCGGCCGCCGACCGCGTCACCGTGCGGGTGCTGCGGCCGCTCGCCGACCAGGTGTGGCTGACCACGCCCCGCGGCGAGCCGCGGCAGGAACTGGAGCACCGCGGCGAGGGGGTGTTCGAGGGAAGCCTGCCGGGCACGGTCGTCCCCGACTACCGGGTGCGCGCCCGCTACGGCACGGACGTGTTCGACTACGACGACCCCTACCGCTTTCTGCCCACGCTCGGCGAACTCGACCTGCACCTGATCCGCGAAGGCCGCCACGAGCAGCTGTGGCAGGTGCTCGGGGCCCGGGTGCGCGAGCACGAGTCCGGCTGGGGCACGGCCGCGGGCACGGCGTTCGCCGTGTGGGCCCCGAACGCCCGTGCCGTGCGCCTGATCGGCGACTTCAACCACTGGGACGGCAGAGCCCACCCGATGCGTTCACTCGGCGTCAGCGGGGTGTGGGAGCTGTTCGTCCCCGGCATCGGCGAGGGGTGCCGGTACAAGTACGAGATCCTCACCCCCGACGGCCGCTGGACCCAGAAGGCGGATCCCCTGGCCACCGCGGCGGAGGCCGCGCCGGGCACGGCCTCCCTCGTCTTCCGCTCCCGCCACGACTGGGGCGACGACGCCTGGATGGCCCGGCGCGGCGAACGCACCGTGGACCGGGCCGCGATCAGCGTCTACGAGGTGCACCTGGCGTCGTGGCGCCCCGGCCTCGGCTACCGCGAGCTCGCGCTCGAACTGCCCGCCTACGTCAAGGCACTGGGCTTCACCCACGTCGAGTTCATGCCGGTGGCGGAGCATCCGTTCGGCGGCTCCTGGGGCTACCAGGTGACCTCGTACTACGCTCCGGCGGCAGGCCTCGGAAGCCCCGATGACCTGCGGGCCCTGATCGACGCGCTGCACCGTGCGGGCATCGGCGTCATCATGGACTGGGTCCCCGCCCACTTCCCCAAGGACGAGTGGGCCCTGGCCCGCTTCGACGGGACCGCGCTGTACGAGCACCCGGACCCGCGCCGCGGCGAGCATCCCGACTGGGGGACGCTCGTGTTCGACTACGGGCGCAACGAGGTGCGCAACTTCCTCGTCGCGAACGCGGTGTACTGGTGCGAGGAGTTCCACATCGACGGCCTGCGGGTCGACGCGGTCGCCTCGATGCTCTACCTCGACTACTCCCGCGCCGACGGCGAGTGGCTGCCGAACGTGTACGGAGGCCGCGAGAACCTGGACGCGACGGAGTTCCTCCAGGAGATGAACGCCACGGTGCCCCGGCGCTGCCCCGGTGTGCTGACCATCGCGGAGGAGTCCACGGCCTGGGACGGCGTCACCCGGCGCACCGACCACGGAGGGCTCGGCTTCGCACTGAAGTGGAACATGGGCTGGATGCACGACTCGCTGTCGTACATGTCCGAGGACCCGGTGCACCGGCAGCACCACCACCACTGCATGACGTTCCCGATGGTGTACGCGTACGCGGAGAACTACACCCTGCCGATCAGCCATGACGAGGTCGTGCACGGCAAGGGTTCGCTGCTGACGAAGATGCCCGGCGACCGCTGGCAGCAGCTGGCCAACCTGCGCGCCTTCCTCTCCTTCATGTGGGCGTTCCCCGGCAAGCAACTCCTCTTCATGGGACAGGAGTTCGCCCAGGACACCGAATGGTCCCACGACCGGGGCCCGGACTGGTCCCTGCTCCGGCACCGTTCCCACACGGGCGTGCGCGACCTGGTGCGCGACCTCAACCGGAGATATCTCGACGACCCCGCGCTGTGGAGCCTCGACACCCGGCCGGAGGGCTTTTGCTGGATCGACGCGGACGCCGCCCAGGACAACGTGTACTCCTTCGTGCGGTACGGCGAGGGAGGCGAGTCGCTGGTGTGCGTCTTCCACTTCCAGCCCACCGTCCGCCGCGACTTCCGCCTGGCCCTGCCCGAAACAGGCCACTGGACCGAGGTGCTCAACACGGACGCGGCGCCCTACGGAGGCTCCGGAGTCACCAACCCCGGCCGGATCCGGGCCGTGCCCGAACCCCGGCAATCCCTGCCGGCCAGCGCGAACGTGGTCCTGCCGCCGCTCGGCGGCGTCTGGTTCCGCAAGCAATGA
- a CDS encoding maltotransferase domain-containing protein, producing the protein MEGKPMQREATRPSAGSGPGVGRIPIVDVSPQVDGGRTPARAVPDEEFEVSATVFREGHDAVGAGVVLTDPHGRAGSWIPMRLVAPGTDRYTAWITAGREGDWTYRVEAWTDPWATWWQAAEIKIPAEVDTELVLEEGALLLKKVAEEVAGTLPADAAAQLTRAAALLRDGRLDAQERLAAVTDSPVAALLAAHPLRRRLTRSPELPLRVDRERALYGAWYEFFPRSEGAVVPRVVDGVAQPPRSGTLRTAAKRLEAVADMGFDVVYLPPVHPIGTTHRKGAGNSLEAGPHDPGSPWAIGSAEGGHDAIHPDLGTLEDFDHFVARAGELGLEVALDFALQCSPDHPWVTEHPEWFRHRADGSIAFAENPPKKYQDIYPIDFDTDPDGLHAECLRVLRHWMDHGVRIFRVDNPHTKPVAFWERLIDTVHATDPDVLFLAEAFTRPAMLHALARVGFHQSYTYFTWRNSKDEVEAYLAELAGLGGEESSAYLRPNLFVNTPDILNAYLQYGGRAAFAVRAVLAATAGPAWGVYAGYELYENVPMGPGSEEYRDSEKYQLRPRDWEGAEAAGDSLAPLIRALNEIRRAHPALHQLRNLRLHRTDNEAVICFSKRAAGGDWVVVVLNLDPHETREATITLDLPALGLERSETYEVHDALSGESYRWGRDNYVRLDPQHRVAHILTDGTSQS; encoded by the coding sequence ATGGAGGGCAAGCCCATGCAGCGCGAGGCGACGCGCCCGTCCGCCGGATCCGGGCCCGGTGTGGGCCGTATCCCCATCGTGGACGTGTCGCCCCAGGTGGACGGCGGCCGCACCCCCGCCCGCGCCGTACCCGACGAGGAGTTCGAGGTCTCGGCCACCGTCTTCCGGGAAGGGCATGACGCGGTCGGAGCCGGTGTCGTGCTCACCGATCCCCACGGCCGTGCGGGCAGCTGGATCCCGATGCGTCTCGTGGCCCCCGGGACCGACCGCTACACCGCGTGGATCACCGCCGGCCGGGAGGGCGACTGGACCTATCGGGTGGAGGCGTGGACGGACCCCTGGGCAACGTGGTGGCAGGCCGCCGAGATCAAGATTCCGGCCGAGGTCGACACCGAACTGGTCCTGGAGGAAGGCGCGTTGCTCCTTAAGAAGGTCGCCGAGGAGGTCGCCGGCACGCTCCCGGCCGACGCGGCGGCGCAGCTGACGCGGGCGGCCGCACTGCTGCGGGACGGGCGCCTCGACGCGCAGGAGCGGCTCGCCGCCGTCACCGATTCCCCCGTGGCCGCGCTGCTCGCCGCGCACCCGCTGCGCAGACGGCTCACCCGCTCCCCGGAACTGCCGCTGCGGGTGGACCGCGAACGCGCTCTGTACGGCGCGTGGTACGAGTTCTTCCCCCGGTCCGAGGGAGCCGTCGTCCCCCGGGTCGTGGACGGGGTGGCGCAGCCGCCGCGGTCGGGCACCCTGCGGACCGCGGCCAAGCGGCTGGAGGCCGTGGCGGACATGGGCTTCGACGTGGTCTATCTGCCCCCGGTCCACCCCATCGGCACCACCCACCGCAAAGGAGCGGGCAACTCCCTCGAAGCGGGGCCGCACGATCCCGGCTCCCCCTGGGCGATCGGATCGGCCGAGGGCGGACACGACGCGATCCACCCGGACCTGGGCACCCTCGAGGACTTCGACCACTTCGTGGCACGCGCCGGTGAACTGGGACTCGAAGTGGCCCTGGACTTCGCTCTGCAGTGCTCCCCCGACCATCCGTGGGTCACCGAGCACCCCGAGTGGTTCCGGCACCGGGCCGACGGTTCGATCGCGTTCGCCGAGAACCCGCCGAAGAAATACCAGGACATCTACCCGATCGACTTCGACACCGATCCGGACGGACTGCACGCGGAGTGCCTGCGCGTGCTGCGGCACTGGATGGACCACGGAGTACGGATCTTCCGCGTCGACAATCCGCACACCAAACCCGTCGCCTTCTGGGAACGGCTGATCGACACGGTGCACGCGACCGACCCCGATGTCCTCTTCCTCGCCGAGGCGTTCACCCGCCCGGCCATGCTGCACGCCCTGGCGCGCGTGGGGTTCCACCAGTCGTACACGTACTTCACGTGGCGCAACTCCAAGGACGAGGTGGAAGCCTACCTGGCCGAACTCGCGGGCCTCGGCGGCGAGGAGAGCTCGGCCTACCTGCGGCCCAACCTCTTCGTGAACACGCCCGACATCCTCAACGCCTACCTCCAGTACGGCGGCCGGGCGGCCTTCGCCGTCCGCGCCGTGCTCGCCGCGACCGCCGGTCCGGCCTGGGGCGTGTACGCGGGCTACGAGCTGTACGAGAACGTGCCCATGGGGCCCGGAAGCGAGGAGTACCGGGACTCCGAGAAGTACCAGCTGCGTCCTCGCGACTGGGAGGGCGCGGAGGCCGCGGGGGACTCCCTGGCCCCCCTGATCCGTGCGCTCAACGAGATCCGGCGTGCCCACCCGGCCCTGCACCAGTTGCGCAACCTGCGCCTCCACCGCACCGACAACGAAGCGGTGATCTGCTTCTCCAAGCGGGCCGCCGGCGGCGACTGGGTCGTCGTCGTGCTCAACCTCGACCCGCACGAGACACGCGAGGCGACGATCACCCTCGATCTGCCCGCGCTCGGACTGGAACGCTCGGAGACCTACGAGGTGCACGACGCGCTGTCCGGCGAGAGCTACCGCTGGGGCCGCGACAACTACGTACGTCTCGACCCACAGCATCGAGTGGCCCACATTCTCACGGACGGGACTTCGCAGTCGTGA
- a CDS encoding MinD/ParA family protein, translating into MSQIITVHSYRGGTGKSSTVANLGLLLASSGLRVALVDTDIQTPALDVMFGDMAAPHARRSLTDYLIGRCEIEEAAYAVDESAGHDGFFLVPARSQATGVNEIMGRGYDVGLLREGFDRLIDTLALDVLLLDTHAGFNNETVTAMASSDALVVVTRADRLDLVGARETRALAHRLGFDGMSIAVNMAPDGAVGDRLRGDVESAYNTRITTVLPYAPEMASLAGERLFSTAYPHHPLVSGYRRIISEVSNGTTAIRR; encoded by the coding sequence ATGTCACAGATCATCACAGTGCACTCCTACCGAGGGGGCACCGGAAAATCCAGCACGGTCGCCAACCTCGGGTTGCTGCTGGCCTCTTCGGGCCTGCGGGTCGCTCTGGTGGACACCGACATCCAGACACCTGCTCTGGACGTGATGTTCGGTGACATGGCGGCGCCGCACGCGCGGCGGTCGCTCACCGATTACCTCATCGGCCGCTGCGAGATCGAGGAAGCGGCGTACGCCGTCGACGAGAGCGCCGGGCATGACGGGTTCTTCCTGGTCCCGGCGAGGAGCCAGGCCACCGGGGTGAACGAGATCATGGGGCGCGGCTACGACGTGGGCCTGCTGCGCGAGGGCTTCGACCGGCTCATCGACACCCTGGCACTCGACGTGCTGCTGCTCGACACACACGCGGGCTTCAACAACGAGACCGTCACCGCGATGGCGAGCTCGGACGCGCTCGTGGTCGTGACCCGGGCCGACCGCCTGGACCTCGTGGGCGCCAGGGAGACGAGGGCGCTGGCGCACCGGCTCGGCTTCGACGGCATGAGCATCGCCGTGAACATGGCCCCCGACGGCGCCGTGGGCGACCGGCTGCGCGGCGATGTGGAGAGCGCGTACAACACCCGTATCACCACGGTGTTGCCGTACGCGCCCGAGATGGCGTCGCTCGCGGGGGAGCGGCTGTTCTCCACGGCGTATCCGCACCATCCGCTGGTGTCGGGATACCGCCGGATCATCTCCGAGGTCAGCAACGGGACCACCGCGATCCGCCGCTGA
- a CDS encoding SpoIIE family protein phosphatase — protein MAQTRVLILDERREVPQGLSKALDAVGAEAYIRTPGDVLAASPGRMPPVTALLASATLSPHTVRSVARRLADEGQQPTVVAYAEDDLHLLDGHVRAGSDYLLPPFHPVLVEARLRDCHQHAELNRNLEEVAAHAELLSYERELEIGREIQLGFLPDSLPSPDGWNIRVRFRPARTVAGDFYDVFELVNRRRLALVVADVCDKGVGAALFMALIRSLLRHTAEQSGLQNLIAADLMGEEMGGAEHTRAIPVVGATPLLNAVVGTNSYLTRNHIKQGYFATMFFGVLDPVTGNLVYINGGHNPPVLVSGSGGEPVLLRPTGPAVGVMPNCTFSLGYAQISPGDTLFIYTDGVTEARSETGLFFGEELLLQQLTEAAVRGEELLDHMDGALSGFVGQAEQSDDITMLAVNWQAPVGAAD, from the coding sequence ATGGCGCAGACGAGAGTGCTGATACTGGACGAGCGGCGGGAGGTCCCGCAGGGGTTGTCCAAGGCGCTGGACGCCGTGGGCGCCGAGGCGTACATCCGTACCCCGGGCGACGTTCTGGCGGCGTCGCCCGGCCGGATGCCGCCGGTGACCGCTCTGCTCGCCAGCGCGACGCTGTCTCCACACACCGTCAGATCGGTGGCCCGGAGACTGGCCGACGAGGGACAGCAACCCACCGTGGTGGCGTACGCGGAGGATGATCTGCATCTCCTCGACGGCCATGTGCGCGCGGGATCGGACTACCTGCTCCCGCCGTTCCACCCCGTTCTGGTCGAGGCGCGGTTGCGTGACTGCCATCAGCACGCGGAGCTCAACCGGAACCTGGAGGAGGTCGCCGCACACGCCGAACTGCTCAGCTATGAACGGGAGTTGGAGATAGGCCGCGAGATCCAGCTGGGATTCCTGCCGGACTCGCTGCCCAGTCCCGACGGCTGGAACATACGGGTGCGCTTCAGGCCCGCGCGGACCGTCGCCGGGGACTTCTACGACGTCTTCGAACTGGTCAACCGGCGACGGCTGGCCCTCGTCGTGGCCGACGTGTGCGACAAGGGAGTCGGCGCTGCCCTGTTCATGGCGCTCATCCGCTCCCTGCTGCGACACACCGCGGAGCAGAGCGGCCTGCAGAACCTCATCGCGGCGGATCTCATGGGGGAGGAGATGGGCGGGGCCGAGCACACGCGGGCCATTCCGGTCGTGGGCGCCACCCCGCTGCTGAACGCGGTCGTCGGCACGAACAGCTACCTGACCCGCAACCACATCAAGCAGGGCTACTTCGCCACGATGTTCTTCGGCGTCCTGGACCCGGTCACCGGCAACCTCGTCTACATCAACGGAGGGCACAATCCACCGGTCCTCGTCAGCGGAAGCGGCGGCGAACCCGTACTGCTCCGGCCGACGGGACCGGCCGTGGGCGTCATGCCGAACTGCACCTTCTCGCTGGGGTACGCGCAGATCAGCCCCGGGGACACGCTCTTCATCTACACCGACGGGGTCACCGAGGCCCGCTCGGAGACGGGGCTCTTCTTCGGCGAGGAACTGCTCCTCCAGCAGCTGACCGAGGCCGCGGTGCGCGGCGAGGAGCTCCTTGACCACATGGACGGCGCGCTCAGCGGGTTCGTCGGCCAGGCCGAGCAGTCCGACGACATCACGATGCTGGCCGTGAACTGGCAGGCGCCGGTCGGGGCCGCCGACTGA
- a CDS encoding anti-sigma regulatory factor, translating to MTFDFEATGAGRAAGVAQVPECGRTDALSVPATIESLEPVTAFVLRLGKKARLPETSLYRLRLAADELATNIVLHGYRGEPGEITVDGGIDPGDVWVRFQDDAPAFDPRQGMQQPALDVPLAQRQIGGLGVFLAFTAVDTFEYELVAGRNVSTLVMRRPTAD from the coding sequence ATGACGTTCGACTTCGAGGCCACGGGGGCCGGAAGGGCAGCGGGCGTCGCACAGGTACCCGAGTGCGGCAGGACGGACGCACTCAGTGTTCCCGCGACGATCGAATCGCTCGAACCGGTGACCGCCTTCGTCCTGCGCCTGGGCAAGAAGGCCCGCCTTCCGGAGACTTCGCTGTACCGGCTGCGCCTCGCCGCCGACGAGCTGGCCACGAACATCGTCCTGCACGGCTACCGCGGTGAGCCGGGCGAGATCACCGTGGACGGCGGGATCGACCCGGGCGACGTCTGGGTTCGCTTCCAGGACGACGCGCCGGCCTTCGACCCGAGGCAGGGCATGCAGCAGCCCGCGCTCGACGTGCCGCTCGCGCAGCGGCAGATCGGCGGCCTGGGGGTCTTCCTGGCGTTCACAGCCGTGGACACCTTCGAGTACGAGCTCGTCGCGGGGCGCAATGTGAGCACCCTCGTGATGCGCCGGCCGACAGCGGACTAG
- a CDS encoding STAS domain-containing protein, which translates to MAFDVRLKINDKVATIELKGELDASTAGEFHDTVGRAAGAGAVELVIHAEQLGYLSSAGLRSLVFARQKMGDEVRIAIVGATDPVAQTIRLAGFDHSIELVDA; encoded by the coding sequence GTGGCTTTCGACGTGAGGCTGAAGATCAACGACAAGGTCGCCACCATCGAACTCAAGGGTGAGCTGGACGCCTCGACCGCAGGCGAGTTCCACGACACCGTCGGCCGGGCGGCCGGGGCCGGAGCCGTCGAACTGGTCATCCATGCCGAGCAGCTCGGCTACCTCTCCAGCGCGGGGCTGCGCTCCCTGGTCTTCGCCCGCCAGAAGATGGGCGACGAGGTGCGCATCGCCATCGTGGGGGCGACCGACCCGGTGGCACAGACCATCCGGCTCGCCGGATTCGACCACAGCATCGAGCTCGTGGACGCCTGA